Within the Salmo salar chromosome ssa12, Ssal_v3.1, whole genome shotgun sequence genome, the region TTTGATTCTCAGTGTTCAGATCCTCCTTTTAGACTGTTGTCTCACAGTGGGGAGGCTCTTTACTTCAAGTGCTGTCCCTCAATTGAACCTTGGAGCTCGAGCTTTATACCACAGCTTAGTGTGATAGTTGTGTACTGGAGTAGCAGTGAGATTTGGGTAGAAATGGTTTTGTAGTTTAGTTCTTCCCACAAGCTCTCAGACAACAGATGTTCAGCCCACATCCAGTTTGTCATGGACACACAGCATAACCTTAGAGATCTAGTTACATGTCCTCTAGTCTTGTATAGTTGTCTGTTGTCACGGTTACTGACCCCCACCCCTGGCACCTCTGCAACCCAGCTCCAGCAGGTCCTGTCTGAACTTCTGGGACATGAGGACGTAGAGGATGGGGTTAGCTACGGTAGAGGAGGTGGCCATGATGCGGGCGAACACGCTGAAGGGCCCGAAGCGGGGTGATGACCCCGTGGCCCCATGGCTGCCTCCCCCCAGGAGGGCAAAGGtcaggccgtaggagggcaaccaGCACAGGGTAAAGGCCAGCACCAGCAGGGCCGATGTCTGGGTCACCTTCCGTTGGTATCGCTCCACCTGGGGCGCTCGGCTGTCCCTACGACTCCGCCACAGGAACAAGTAGATCCCGCCGTAGGCCACAGCGATGACGCCCAGTGGTAGGGCGAAGGACAGCAGGAATTGGCAGGCTCCGTAGGCCAGCTGGCCGTTGTGCGACAGGAAGTTGAAGCAGGCCAGGCTGTCGGGGGCGATGCGCCGGGCACCCACGGAGCGGAAGGCCAGCTGTGGGGCAGCCAGGGCACAAGCGGGAAGCCAGAGAGCAGCGGAGGTCAGCGCCACTCGGCAAGGAGTAAGAAGACGGTAGGCCTGGGTTGGCTCCACCACGGTTAGATACCGCGTCACGGCCAAGGCGGCCAGTGTGAAGGCACTAGCCGAGGAGCAGGCGGCGCCCAGGAAGCTCACCAGCCGACACAGGAAGTCCCCGAAGGGCCAGTGCTGCATCGCTATGGCGACGGTGTGGAAGGGCAgcatggagaggaggagaaggtcgGCCGCACTCAGGGCCAGCAGGAGGGTGTCTGTCCCTGTCATGTTCCCCTGGTTGTGTTGACCCCCCGGACCTGCCCTTCTTCTACGACGACCACACAGGATGACCATCACCAGAGAGTGCCCCGTCACACCCAGCACCAGGATCAGGACATCCATCACTAGAACCAGGACCAGCTCCACACTGCCGACCCCAGTCTCCTCGTCACCAGAACCACTGTCATTCCTCCACACAGATCCATTATCCGCCATGGAGCGGACAGGCAGACCAGCCTTAAAGGGGCTACTCCTTAGTCCTTACACTGAGCCTAGAGTTGATACAGTGAAGCAGTGATGACTGATGAGAAGAAATCCTAGCAGCAAAATCCTAGCAGCAAGATGACACTCCCATGAGTCGATATCTACCAGCTGTAAAAACTAAGCTTCTGCTTATGACTGATCAACTAGCCACTGATAACAAAGCGTGTGGGAATTATTGTTGAAACGGAGAGTCGATAACACTAAGGTGTGCCATCAACAGGAACATTCAGCCGATTTGACATTACATTGGTTCTCAAAGTTAATTCTTCTGACCATAACCACTCTGAAGTTGCCCTCCTGTCAGTTATGATTCGATGGGTTTGTCTCAGTCAGTATTTTCCTCGCCATAGTCCAGAAACTCACAGTAGAAAgtgtcttttatttatttatttttttcctgaAGTGTTTACCTTTCCAAAAATTGTCCTTTGAAAGACTACTGATGAGTGACTGTTACCAGTCACGTGATTGAGGTCTCCCACAATTCGAATCAAGCCTTTCTAGTCCTGCCAATCAACTCTACCTTTGTCCTAGTCCCTCCAAAGAAAGGAGAGAACATAGACATCAGCCCCCCTCTGTTGACGTTTGCGATGCTATTGATTTAGCATCCAGCTAGCCGCCGGGCTCTCAGTCTCTCCCCAGGACTCCTGCTATGTCCGTCTGACAGTGGTGGCTGGCTGGGTCTAAACTCTCTGGATGGCTCTGTCTCCTGTCAGCTCACATCAGAAAGCCTCTGCATGACGCCTCAATCAGTCTTCTACTGCTAAGCCATTGACAGTCTGCCTATTCAAAGCCCACAGGAAGGAGTCtctggagagatagagggagagaagcagaGTGCTGTAGGAGAGGCTGGTATATGAGCTTGGAGAAAGAGGTGAATCACAGTAAATAACATGTGAACTCTGTACTGTATGGCTTTGACAGTGCCAACGCAAGAGGGGGATGGGTTGGTATTTTGTCAATGGGAGGACCTGTTCAGGACAATCAAAGCCTTTCACAGAGTTtgacccacatacacacacacacacacacactctctgtacttgtgcatgtgacattaacacTTGAGAAATCAGGGTAATTGTTTACCTTTGCCCTGAGAGCAAACACTCAGCTAGTCTGTTATCACACCCAGATAAGTGCCATAAaactctgtgtgcgtgtgttagtatgcatgtgtcattccacctcaaaaagcacaagaaagaggatttcgacacccatctcagattgttctgaaattgtttctgttGTTAGAAAACAGATAAGAGTTAGCATTCCTGGAACATTgtttaaatataatttgatctctgagaaattaaactAATTATTTGCACCCAAATttgccattttaatttataggattcatatcatattcaataaatatagtacctaacatcccATTTGGACCATAATTCTTCataacaatgagtaagacatgaggaatacAATACAATTGTCAATAGCCACCCACAGACCACCCacgccaatcccaccccaacaaagtagtatggagctgctgCTTGGAGTATTGCTTCTTCACAATTTATTTCCATGAGCAAAAGCAattggttttctacccaaagttgcaaAGAATATGTTGTGAGCCGTATAATAAACACTAGAGACCAACATAATGGATCAAAGGGTGTGGTGGCAGTAGCAGGAACAGTGACATCTAGTACGTAAAACTTGGCATTTTCACACTCATTTATGGTATAGCGACTTCAATGGCTATTTTATCTGAAGAGGGAAATAAACCATCACCAGGTTCACAGGGAATACATTACAAAGGTTGAAGAAGCAATATACAACAAgataatgtttcaggaatgctaatcttatcagTTTCTTactacagaaacaatttcagaaccATCTGAGATGGTGGCTGACATGGCTGGCTGAAATGACCCTATTGTGtatctgttagtgtgtgtgttttgtgtgtgtgtgtgaagctcaGGATAAGAGGGTGAACTCTACATTTACCAAGAGCTCGTAAATTCAGCTCCTTTGTAAACTTCAACTGCTGCAGTCAGCTTACAGGACAGAGATGGGCCTATACAGCAGCGATACACAGATAGGGAAGCCAGCGTTAAAAGGTGTGAGGAAAGGGGAAACAAGGATAGGAAAGTGTAGAGCCTTGCAGTCCGACGATTTATGATTTATTAAAAGCACCGAGGAGAGAGGGAATTGAGGGAGCAGATAGGGTGTTGCACTTCATCAATTTTTGAAAGCGTTGATTTCTGAGAGTGGGAGACCAGAGGGAATTGTTTTAACCGTCGTACACCTGGGCTCTCTGCCCTCCAGCTCTTAGGTCCTTAGCTCGGTCTCATTCAGAATCTCTCACAATACCCTGCTAGCCAGTCCATGACTCATGTCTGTGGTGATGaaatagagagatggaggtgaaGTGCAAAGTGTTCCACCTTGTGTTGAACCTCCCAGAGACACTGGCCAGGCATGTGATGTACTTATTAGGTCATAACCGCTTCAGAAGAATGCCTATTAAATCATTCCAGTCCCTC harbors:
- the LOC123725535 gene encoding delta-type opioid receptor — encoded protein: MADNGSVWRNDSGSGDEETGVGSVELVLVLVMDVLILVLGVTGHSLVMVILCGRRRRRAGPGGQHNQGNMTGTDTLLLALSAADLLLLSMLPFHTVAIAMQHWPFGDFLCRLVSFLGAACSSASAFTLAALAVTRYLTVVEPTQAYRLLTPCRVALTSAALWLPACALAAPQLAFRSVGARRIAPDSLACFNFLSHNGQLAYGACQFLLSFALPLGVIAVAYGGIYLFLWRSRRDSRAPQVERYQRKVTQTSALLVLAFTLCWLPSYGLTFALLGGGSHGATGSSPRFGPFSVFARIMATSSTVANPILYVLMSQKFRQDLLELGCRGARGGGQ